AGCTTCAATCACCTGAATACCTGCCATTGACAAACGCTCGACCAATTCACTTTCCAAAACATGGTGTACTGCTTCACCACCTGAGCGAAGCGATATTTCTGCTTCATCATCGTCAAAAGAATCATAGGGATAACGCCCTGCCAAATTTCGAACAGCGGCTTCACTTTGTATGGTAACGAACTTCTCATAAAAATCTACTTCAAAAGCAGCTTTGAAAGTATCGGTCACTCTCCAAACCAAGACGACTCCAATCATAATCGGATTACCCAATTTGTCATTGACTTTGATCAATTCACTATTGAAGTTCCTGGCTCTCAAAGAGATTTTCTTTTTGACCAAAAAAGGATTCGCCCAGTAAAAACCGTTTTCTTTAATCGTGCCTTGATAGTTTCCAAAAAGTATCAACACACGGGATTCATTGGGGTCGACAATGAAAAAGCCCATACTGCAAAAAATGGCAATGATAATGGGAATCATCCCAAACAGCAATTGAGGAGGCGGAAAAGAGAAAAACAGGAAAAAAGCTGTTGCAATTAAACCCATGATTATCAAAATCATGATGTAACCCGACAAAGCGGAACGAGAAATTTCTTGTTGTTGCATAGGATTGAAATTTTGTTTTTTGAATTACAATGATACTATTTTAATATCACTTTGGGTGCAAAAAGTTCCATTTAAATAAAGAAATTGAATAAAATTATTTTTTATGGATAGAGTAAATCGACAGAATTTCGGTTTTCCAACGGTAATAAACATAATCTTGATAAGGGCGTTAAAATTTTCTACTCAATAAACCTAATAACCCATCGAAAAATGTTTATACAGACTAAGAAAGTAATTAATATGTTATTTGTATTCATTCTCCTTCAATTAAATCTCAATGCAAGCAATATAGAGGGTAATAAACTTGACAAAAAAGAACTTACTTTTTATATACACCAAATTAGTGATACACTTACTAATTGGATATATGATGAATATTTATCTGAAAAAAGGCAGGAAGAATTGACTGA
The Chitinophagales bacterium genome window above contains:
- a CDS encoding SPFH domain-containing protein, encoding MQQQEISRSALSGYIMILIIMGLIATAFFLFFSFPPPQLLFGMIPIIIAIFCSMGFFIVDPNESRVLILFGNYQGTIKENGFYWANPFLVKKKISLRARNFNSELIKVNDKLGNPIMIGVVLVWRVTDTFKAAFEVDFYEKFVTIQSEAAVRNLAGRYPYDSFDDDEAEISLRSGGEAVHHVLESELVERLSMAGIQVIEARISHLAYSSEIASAMLQRQQATAIVAARLKIVEGAVSMVELALDELSKKQIVELDEEKKAAMVSNLMVVLCSDKAASPIVNAGTLYP